The Devosia sp. MC521 genome has a segment encoding these proteins:
- a CDS encoding ABC transporter permease produces MKFFTKLTQNWSWLGFAYAAFAFYLLSPLMIVVMMSFKDGVFLGFPIEKWTTRWFLEVAQDREFHSALGLSLYIAVISTLIALIVGVWVAVLLARAKLWGRPIIFALACMPLVVPSIVSAISLRIFAQSVGIPPGTTAIIMAHAIHSVPYMTLMALTRLNGMPKNITEAARDLGADSFVTFVRVTLPYLMPALIGGTVFSMLSSFDDFVRSFFLGGYNPTLPVLIYGRIFSGLTPSLAAMSTMILVVTICIGLYTERMVRRRMNNG; encoded by the coding sequence ATGAAGTTCTTCACCAAACTGACGCAAAACTGGAGCTGGCTCGGCTTCGCTTATGCGGCCTTTGCCTTCTACCTCCTCAGCCCGCTCATGATCGTCGTGATGATGAGCTTTAAGGATGGCGTTTTCCTCGGCTTCCCGATTGAGAAGTGGACCACGCGTTGGTTCCTCGAAGTTGCGCAAGATCGCGAGTTTCACAGCGCGCTGGGCCTGTCGCTCTACATCGCGGTGATCTCGACGCTGATTGCGCTGATCGTCGGCGTTTGGGTGGCGGTGCTGTTGGCCCGCGCCAAGCTTTGGGGCCGCCCAATTATTTTCGCACTGGCCTGTATGCCGCTGGTTGTGCCGTCAATCGTTTCGGCCATTTCGCTGCGCATCTTTGCGCAGTCGGTGGGCATCCCGCCTGGCACGACAGCAATCATCATGGCGCATGCGATCCATAGCGTGCCCTACATGACCTTGATGGCGCTGACCCGTCTCAATGGGATGCCGAAGAACATTACCGAAGCGGCGCGCGATTTGGGGGCGGATAGCTTCGTCACCTTCGTGCGCGTGACACTGCCCTATCTTATGCCAGCGCTGATCGGCGGGACGGTGTTCTCAATGCTGTCGAGCTTTGACGACTTCGTCCGCTCGTTCTTCTTGGGCGGCTACAACCCGACACTTCCTGTCCTGATTTACGGCCGCATTTTCTCCGGTCTCACGCCTAGTCTGGCGGCTATGTCCACCATGATCCTCGTCGTGACGATTTGTATTGGCCTCTACACCGAGCGCATGGTTCGCAGAAGGATGAACAATGGCTAA
- a CDS encoding MFS transporter — MSFYAYYFALYAQIAIGISFMPLWLQSEGLSIQDIGTITAAGALLAVLINPIVGGLADKTGQAKVILLGLIALALLANAGLQLASTPLAIAGIFLCSRFVSAPFIPLSESILLANLASTRLEFGKVRAWGSGAVVVTTLLCGYLIDWQGTAAVIVLVSVVLVCQAVLASALPRRTRTRDQATSLATISTAIRNRSFLLLVGSAAIAQSCHGVFYAYSTFRWIEAGHSTLAIGAFWALGVGAEVFAFALSSRVSARLTAGKIIAIGTIASVLRWGTFAYSADLYPTLFMQLLQTGSLAMTQIGVATYMRRNIPVEALSSATGTYAAGTGLISALFILVAGQLHALDSALVFLCTSIACIFAACVALILVRTENNSATPTSP; from the coding sequence ATGTCGTTCTACGCCTATTATTTTGCTCTCTATGCCCAAATCGCAATTGGGATAAGTTTCATGCCGCTGTGGCTGCAGTCTGAAGGCCTCAGCATCCAAGACATCGGAACCATCACTGCCGCCGGGGCCCTATTGGCAGTATTGATCAATCCCATCGTTGGCGGATTGGCTGACAAAACAGGGCAAGCCAAAGTCATCCTCCTTGGCCTCATCGCTCTTGCCCTGCTCGCCAATGCCGGGCTGCAGCTGGCCTCAACGCCGCTCGCTATAGCCGGTATCTTCCTCTGCTCGCGCTTCGTTAGCGCTCCGTTCATTCCCTTGAGCGAGTCCATTCTACTCGCCAACCTCGCCTCCACGCGGCTTGAGTTCGGCAAGGTGCGCGCTTGGGGCTCTGGCGCTGTTGTCGTCACCACGCTTCTGTGTGGCTATCTGATCGATTGGCAGGGCACAGCGGCCGTCATCGTCTTGGTCAGCGTTGTTCTGGTGTGCCAAGCCGTACTGGCCAGCGCCCTGCCGCGCAGAACCCGCACCCGCGATCAAGCGACCTCGCTTGCCACAATCAGCACCGCCATTCGCAACCGCAGTTTCTTGCTGCTCGTCGGCAGCGCCGCAATCGCGCAATCCTGCCATGGCGTCTTCTACGCCTACAGCACGTTCCGCTGGATCGAGGCTGGCCACTCAACACTCGCCATTGGCGCGTTTTGGGCGCTTGGCGTCGGCGCCGAAGTATTCGCCTTCGCGCTCTCAAGCCGCGTCTCCGCACGCCTCACTGCTGGCAAAATTATCGCCATTGGCACCATAGCAAGCGTTCTGCGCTGGGGCACCTTCGCCTATTCGGCAGATCTCTACCCCACGCTCTTCATGCAGCTCTTGCAAACTGGTTCGCTGGCCATGACCCAAATCGGCGTCGCCACCTATATGCGCCGCAACATCCCGGTCGAAGCACTCTCGAGTGCGACCGGCACCTATGCCGCTGGGACAGGGCTCATCTCGGCCCTCTTCATCCTCGTCGCCGGACAGCTTCACGCCCTCGACAGTGCTCTGGTATTCTTATGCACCAGCATAGCCTGCATCTTCGCGGCTTGCGTCGCTCTCATCCTCGTCCGTACAGAAAACAACAGCGCGACACCAACATCACCCTGA
- a CDS encoding ABC transporter ATP-binding protein, whose product MANVLKVDAVTKEFSDFVAVKSLSLELKSGEFVTLLGPSGCGKSTTLRMVGGFEEPTSGKIYIEGVDSTNIPPHKRNVNMVFQDYALFPHLTVRQNVAFGLQLKGLPEAEVTARVDELLKLVQLDTMHRRMPSELSGGQRQRVALARALAPNPPLLLLDEPLGALDAKLRREMQDELRRLQRATGKTFVLVTHDQEEALTMSDTIVVMNEGRIEQMGSPEELYNFPRTEFVARFIGEMNFLPVQVKTLSDGLANVAWGQFDLRAVPVSADVKIGSNLIGVRPDKITLHANQQGVGQDNMLTGRIEDRVFRGSSVHYTVEVNGVRFAVTASAEQNFAAGDQVVMAWSTQNTLLMNTAEAK is encoded by the coding sequence ATGGCTAACGTTCTCAAGGTTGACGCCGTCACCAAAGAGTTTTCTGATTTCGTCGCCGTTAAGTCGCTGTCGCTCGAATTGAAGTCTGGCGAGTTTGTCACCCTGCTTGGACCATCGGGCTGCGGGAAGTCGACGACGCTGCGTATGGTGGGTGGGTTTGAAGAACCGACCAGCGGCAAGATTTACATTGAGGGCGTGGATTCAACGAATATCCCGCCGCATAAGCGCAATGTGAACATGGTGTTTCAGGACTATGCTCTGTTCCCACACCTGACCGTTCGGCAGAACGTTGCCTTCGGCTTGCAGCTCAAGGGCCTGCCGGAAGCCGAGGTTACGGCGCGTGTTGATGAACTGCTCAAGCTGGTTCAGCTCGACACCATGCATCGCCGTATGCCCAGCGAATTGTCTGGCGGTCAGCGCCAGCGCGTGGCTTTGGCGCGTGCGCTTGCGCCGAACCCGCCATTGCTGCTGCTCGACGAACCGCTGGGGGCGCTCGACGCCAAGCTGCGCCGCGAAATGCAGGATGAACTGCGTCGCTTGCAGCGCGCTACAGGCAAAACCTTCGTTTTGGTCACCCATGATCAGGAAGAAGCGTTGACGATGTCCGACACGATTGTGGTGATGAACGAGGGGCGCATCGAACAGATGGGCTCGCCGGAGGAGCTCTACAATTTCCCACGGACCGAGTTCGTGGCCCGCTTTATTGGCGAGATGAACTTCCTGCCGGTTCAAGTCAAAACGCTGTCAGATGGTTTGGCCAATGTGGCCTGGGGGCAGTTCGATTTGCGCGCTGTGCCGGTTTCGGCGGACGTGAAGATTGGCTCGAACCTCATCGGCGTGCGTCCAGACAAGATCACGCTGCATGCCAACCAGCAGGGCGTGGGGCAGGACAATATGCTTACCGGCCGTATCGAAGACCGCGTCTTCCGCGGCAGCTCTGTCCATTACACCGTTGAGGTCAACGGCGTTCGCTTCGCTGTCACCGCGTCAGCCGAGCAGAATTTTGCCGCTGGTGATCAGGTGGTTATGGCCTGGAGCACCCAAAATACCCTTCTCATGAACACGGCAGAAGCTAAGTGA
- a CDS encoding NAD/NADP-dependent octopine/nopaline dehydrogenase family protein, translating to MTKVAIAGAGAVGFTSACLLRLLGNDVTLWSPSGRGTMGLRENNKITTTGSVNGTFDVNFVEDPKLLVESAKLILIAIPAYGQRSIFNQLVPYLTDEHTVLITGGQMGLGDLYLSKLLADAGKKTLIAVLNGPMTMGRKLGPNDAVQVPPKKMARISAIPADQTDRAIAVVSEAFGDRFKGFGSALEVGLMAMGGIVHSGLVMGNITRMEEGEEWCGYYYVTESISRLINALDQDRRAVAKAFGIDSPSAAGLFTQGQRPDATVREVLFPLTYERTFRNGPRKIEHRYVEEEIPYNLVTLERFGRIAGIQTPNVTRVIDMYQIMRDRDYRTKNTMAVALGIDELSVDQINQKFTQGF from the coding sequence ATGACGAAAGTCGCTATCGCAGGCGCTGGTGCCGTTGGTTTTACGTCCGCCTGTTTGCTCCGCCTCCTCGGCAATGACGTTACGCTCTGGTCGCCGTCGGGTCGTGGGACCATGGGTCTGCGCGAGAACAATAAGATCACCACGACGGGCAGCGTGAACGGCACGTTCGATGTGAATTTCGTCGAAGACCCAAAGCTTCTGGTCGAGTCCGCCAAGCTGATCCTGATCGCTATTCCGGCCTATGGTCAGCGCTCGATTTTCAATCAGCTGGTGCCCTATTTGACCGATGAGCACACCGTGCTGATCACCGGTGGTCAAATGGGTCTGGGCGATCTCTACCTCTCCAAGCTCTTGGCTGATGCGGGCAAGAAGACCCTGATTGCTGTGCTCAATGGTCCAATGACCATGGGTCGTAAGCTTGGGCCAAATGACGCTGTGCAAGTGCCACCAAAGAAGATGGCGCGCATTTCAGCCATCCCTGCTGACCAGACTGACCGCGCTATCGCTGTTGTCTCGGAAGCCTTTGGTGACCGCTTCAAGGGCTTTGGCAGCGCCTTGGAAGTTGGCCTGATGGCCATGGGCGGCATTGTTCACTCCGGCCTTGTGATGGGCAATATCACCCGCATGGAAGAGGGTGAGGAATGGTGCGGCTATTACTACGTCACCGAGTCCATCAGTCGCCTGATCAATGCGCTCGACCAAGACCGCCGCGCTGTCGCCAAGGCCTTTGGCATCGATAGCCCAAGCGCTGCTGGGCTTTTCACCCAGGGTCAGCGTCCTGACGCGACTGTTCGTGAAGTGCTGTTCCCACTGACCTACGAACGCACCTTCCGCAATGGTCCGCGCAAGATCGAGCACCGCTATGTTGAGGAAGAGATTCCGTACAACCTTGTAACGCTTGAACGTTTTGGCCGCATTGCGGGCATTCAGACGCCAAATGTGACACGTGTCATCGACATGTATCAAATCATGCGCGATCGCGACTATCGCACCAAAAACACCATGGCCGTGGCGCTGGGTATCGACGAGCTGTCGGTCGATCAGATCAATCAGAAGTTCACTCAGGGCTTTTAA
- a CDS encoding extracellular solute-binding protein, producing the protein MNFKLNRRGFLKAGAATLAAGLAMPALIGRAHAAGVVNIVGHDSYVPKDLREKFTQETGIVINLRSTTDQSQIFNLLAAEGDQRQTDMSIIAGHRMFAYIATDYLAEIDESKLPGMSKINPVYRDADAQFIQGKRYGIPVLTGFAMMASRKGVVAPEDTETWETIFGDKYAGRVTLRPGSALYAAMFHLGLQDVWTGYNGDSAAVEAMLKECREYAISRKHVLRKWYDTTAEFQQLYFGNEIDAGMGFTETAMLLAGADSSVQPGIPVEGTTGWTYNYSLFKNSANQENTYKFIDFLLQQESIGSSMTRSSGSLSTFLDATSGLTEAEAQAIQFSDEQLQRITWLDVKGADDNRYGLLDQYGAGLREA; encoded by the coding sequence ATGAATTTCAAGCTGAACCGCCGTGGATTTTTGAAGGCTGGTGCTGCGACGCTCGCCGCCGGCTTGGCGATGCCCGCCCTGATCGGCCGCGCACACGCCGCAGGCGTGGTCAACATTGTTGGTCACGACTCTTACGTGCCGAAGGACCTGCGCGAGAAGTTCACGCAGGAAACCGGCATCGTCATCAATCTGCGTTCGACAACCGATCAGTCGCAGATTTTCAATCTGCTGGCTGCCGAAGGTGATCAGCGCCAGACCGATATGTCGATCATCGCGGGTCACCGCATGTTCGCTTACATCGCCACCGATTATCTGGCCGAAATCGACGAGTCCAAGCTTCCGGGCATGTCCAAGATCAACCCGGTCTACCGCGATGCGGACGCTCAGTTCATTCAGGGCAAGCGCTACGGCATTCCTGTCCTGACTGGTTTTGCCATGATGGCAAGCCGCAAGGGCGTGGTTGCGCCGGAAGACACCGAAACCTGGGAAACCATTTTCGGCGACAAATATGCCGGTCGCGTCACCCTGCGTCCGGGCAGCGCGCTCTATGCAGCCATGTTCCATCTTGGTTTGCAGGATGTCTGGACCGGTTACAACGGTGACTCTGCTGCCGTCGAAGCCATGCTCAAGGAATGCCGCGAATATGCCATTTCCCGTAAGCATGTTCTGCGCAAGTGGTATGATACCACTGCTGAATTCCAGCAGCTCTATTTCGGCAATGAAATTGATGCGGGCATGGGCTTTACCGAAACGGCAATGCTTCTTGCCGGTGCAGACAGCAGCGTTCAGCCGGGCATTCCGGTCGAAGGTACGACTGGCTGGACCTACAACTACTCGCTGTTCAAGAATTCAGCGAACCAGGAAAACACTTATAAGTTCATCGACTTCTTGCTGCAGCAGGAGAGCATTGGCTCGTCGATGACCCGTTCGTCTGGCAGCCTGTCGACCTTCCTTGATGCGACATCGGGCCTGACCGAAGCGGAAGCTCAGGCGATCCAATTCTCGGATGAACAGCTCCAGCGCATTACCTGGCTCGACGTGAAGGGCGCCGACGACAACCGTTACGGCTTGCTCGATCAGTACGGCGCTGGCTTGCGCGAAGCTTGA
- a CDS encoding ABC transporter ATP-binding protein has product MTESSNPLLVLRDVSIEFETSRGPVTAVRNFNLTLPAGRKLAIVGESGSGKSTIAAAINGLLADNGRVSTGEIFFDGQDVTKLDQKGLRALRGKSIGLVPQDPMTNLNPLQRVGTQIAEALEVHGQANSTQAFNRAVELLDMVGINEPARRARQYPHELSGGMRQRVLIAMGLACRPRLLIADEPTSALDVTVQKVILEELESLTQQLGTALILITHDLALAAERCDDVVVMYRGDVVETGTAAEVMANPQHEYTRRLIAAVPTMVTPPLVKPFPTTQDTSRRPLVELVAVQKIYPGRQGMFSKGADFTAVQNSSFTIQRGQTVAVVGESGSGKSTTAKMLLKIEEPTSGDIVFDSGTITHLRGKDLFDFRRRVQPVFQNPFGSLDARYTVRQSVEEPMILHGIGTAAERRDRVDELLQQVALPAALADRRPAEISGGQSQRVGIARALALKPELVVLDEAVSALDVLVQEQILILLAKLQEELGLSYLFISHNLAVVRMIAHQVHVMKAGAIVESGTPDDIFLNPQHAYTRELIASIPGAAPPSHALKAAS; this is encoded by the coding sequence ATGACTGAAAGCTCGAACCCACTGCTCGTTCTTCGCGATGTGTCCATCGAATTTGAGACCTCGCGCGGCCCCGTTACTGCCGTCCGCAATTTCAATCTCACCCTGCCCGCAGGCCGAAAACTGGCCATCGTTGGCGAGTCCGGGTCCGGCAAATCCACCATTGCTGCCGCCATCAATGGCCTTCTGGCCGATAATGGCCGCGTCTCCACTGGCGAGATTTTCTTTGATGGTCAGGACGTCACCAAGCTTGACCAAAAGGGTCTGCGCGCCCTGCGCGGCAAGAGCATCGGTCTCGTCCCGCAGGACCCGATGACCAATCTCAACCCTCTTCAGCGCGTCGGCACCCAGATCGCCGAAGCGCTCGAAGTCCATGGTCAGGCCAATAGCACCCAAGCGTTCAACCGTGCCGTCGAACTGCTCGACATGGTTGGCATCAATGAGCCCGCCCGCCGCGCCCGCCAATATCCGCATGAGCTTTCCGGCGGCATGCGCCAGCGCGTCCTCATCGCCATGGGCCTTGCCTGCCGCCCGCGCCTCTTGATCGCCGACGAACCCACCAGCGCGCTCGACGTCACGGTGCAAAAGGTCATTCTCGAAGAGCTCGAGAGCCTCACCCAGCAGTTGGGGACCGCCCTCATCCTCATCACCCACGATCTCGCCCTCGCCGCAGAGCGCTGTGACGATGTGGTGGTGATGTATCGTGGTGATGTCGTTGAAACCGGCACGGCCGCCGAGGTTATGGCCAATCCGCAACACGAATATACCCGCCGCTTGATCGCCGCCGTGCCAACCATGGTCACGCCACCGCTGGTCAAGCCTTTCCCCACGACCCAAGACACAAGCCGTCGACCCCTCGTAGAGCTTGTCGCCGTCCAAAAAATCTATCCCGGCCGTCAGGGCATGTTCTCCAAGGGCGCCGATTTCACCGCCGTCCAAAACTCCTCCTTCACCATCCAGCGCGGACAGACCGTCGCTGTGGTCGGGGAGTCCGGCTCAGGCAAATCCACCACCGCCAAGATGCTGCTCAAAATCGAAGAGCCCACCTCGGGCGACATCGTCTTTGACAGCGGCACCATCACCCATTTGCGCGGCAAAGACCTGTTCGACTTCCGCCGCCGCGTGCAGCCCGTCTTCCAAAACCCCTTCGGCTCGCTCGACGCGCGTTACACCGTCCGCCAATCCGTCGAAGAACCGATGATCCTGCACGGCATCGGCACCGCCGCCGAACGCCGCGATCGCGTGGATGAGCTTTTGCAGCAAGTTGCCCTGCCCGCAGCCCTTGCCGATCGTCGCCCTGCTGAAATTTCGGGCGGCCAGAGCCAGCGCGTCGGCATTGCCCGCGCCCTCGCCCTAAAGCCCGAACTCGTCGTCCTCGACGAAGCGGTATCCGCCCTCGATGTGCTGGTGCAGGAACAAATCCTCATTCTGCTGGCCAAGCTGCAAGAAGAGCTGGGCCTCTCCTATCTCTTCATCAGCCACAACCTCGCCGTCGTCCGCATGATCGCCCATCAGGTGCATGTGATGAAAGCGGGCGCTATCGTCGAGTCTGGCACACCCGACGACATTTTCCTCAATCCGCAGCACGCCTATACCCGCGAGCTGATCGCCTCCATTCCCGGTGCAGCGCCGCCAAGCCACGCGCTCAAAGCGGCAAGCTGA
- a CDS encoding ABC transporter permease, which translates to MSSTVVATKRRSEGKVHWSYLLMSNTPYRALSGFLNRNLKLASILMVVLPVAWLVLWNIFPLGQMLNISLLQQYPVPAGQSEVRTFEHYLLLFTDYTVYLPFLRTMGFAVVVSFVALVLMTPLAYFIAKKVPKNWQVRLLLLAMVPSWVGELIRVFSYVLIFASNGAINLVLMWANFIERPIPFLYTWFSLGAGMLYVVALFMLVPLYAAIEKIPSNVLEAASDLGANGITRFFKVTLPLMRDGIATGVTLVFLITTGVYTVPMILAGTDSNLFAQVIASYFHESSLTWPRGAALAIILFVSALIISGVLHSLLRAKKKY; encoded by the coding sequence ATGAGCTCAACAGTTGTCGCCACAAAGCGCCGCAGCGAAGGGAAGGTCCACTGGTCGTACCTTCTCATGTCCAACACGCCTTACCGCGCGCTTTCCGGTTTCCTCAATCGTAACCTGAAGCTGGCCTCCATCCTTATGGTGGTGCTTCCTGTTGCTTGGCTCGTTCTGTGGAACATTTTTCCGCTGGGACAGATGCTCAATATCAGCCTGCTCCAGCAATATCCTGTGCCCGCGGGACAGTCTGAAGTCCGGACTTTTGAGCATTACCTGCTCTTGTTTACCGACTACACGGTCTATCTGCCGTTCCTAAGGACAATGGGCTTTGCCGTTGTGGTGTCGTTCGTCGCGCTCGTGCTGATGACGCCGCTGGCCTATTTCATTGCCAAGAAAGTGCCGAAGAACTGGCAGGTGCGCCTCTTGCTTCTGGCCATGGTCCCATCGTGGGTGGGCGAGCTTATCCGCGTGTTCTCCTATGTGCTGATTTTTGCCTCGAACGGCGCGATCAATCTCGTGTTGATGTGGGCCAATTTCATCGAGCGCCCGATCCCCTTTCTCTACACTTGGTTCTCGCTGGGGGCAGGGATGCTGTATGTCGTGGCGCTGTTCATGCTCGTGCCGCTTTATGCTGCCATCGAGAAGATCCCAAGCAATGTGCTTGAAGCCGCTTCAGACCTCGGCGCCAATGGCATTACCCGCTTTTTCAAGGTGACGCTGCCGCTTATGCGCGATGGTATCGCGACGGGTGTGACGCTGGTTTTCCTGATTACGACCGGTGTTTATACCGTGCCGATGATCCTTGCTGGCACAGATAGCAATCTGTTTGCGCAGGTCATCGCCTCCTACTTCCATGAATCCAGCCTGACCTGGCCACGCGGCGCAGCGCTCGCGATCATCCTGTTTGTCAGTGCCTTGATCATCAGCGGCGTTCTGCATTCGCTTCTGCGCGCCAAGAAGAAGTACTGA
- a CDS encoding Rieske (2Fe-2S) protein, with the protein MAKYVVAKVGDIAPGAQLAFKAGGRPIVVYNLDGEYFALLDKCPHQGAPLSSGVRSGLAGHDGPGRPCMKRQGEIVMCPNHGWEFDIRTGQSWFDPANTKVKTYFSEVASGNEVVKGPYKAETFEVSVDDNYIVVSV; encoded by the coding sequence ATGGCGAAATACGTTGTTGCCAAGGTCGGTGATATTGCTCCAGGCGCGCAGCTCGCATTCAAGGCGGGTGGTCGTCCGATCGTCGTATATAATCTCGATGGCGAATATTTCGCCCTGCTGGACAAGTGCCCGCACCAAGGTGCGCCGCTGAGTTCGGGTGTGCGCTCTGGTCTGGCGGGCCATGATGGTCCGGGCCGTCCGTGCATGAAACGTCAGGGTGAGATTGTCATGTGCCCCAACCACGGTTGGGAGTTTGACATCCGCACGGGGCAATCATGGTTCGACCCGGCGAACACCAAGGTGAAGACCTATTTCAGCGAAGTTGCCTCCGGCAATGAAGTTGTAAAAGGCCCCTATAAGGCTGAGACTTTTGAGGTTTCGGTCGATGATAACTATATCGTTGTGTCTGTCTAA
- a CDS encoding FAD-dependent oxidoreductase produces MTQSIVIIGGGLAGYALATALRKASADTALTVISEEAYAPYDRPPLSKAVLLADVPAPPYLLPPEAWAERNIALLLDSRVAEINRAERVVVLQSGQTLAYDQLILATGGSPRRLAVPGSEHVAYLRSFEDALAIRQKLTAGSSLVCIGAGVISLELASVARDLGVHVHVVEATSSVMGRLLPAPERDFFQAAHVERGVAFHFNAGLSSIEAKEAGYQLVLADGQALEAGLIVAGIGMSPNTELATAAGLAVGRGIIVDTYGQTSDPAIYALGDVAEFFHDGSKTHAMLETWYNAMDHAAAMAKTLSGTPTVYAPTTRFWTDQFGRNFQMAGNAALATQVVEEGDRADGKFSALYLNDDGVIVFAMSADDPRRLRMALKSIQAGEVYGDLSKAKRLNS; encoded by the coding sequence ATGACACAATCGATCGTAATCATTGGTGGTGGCTTGGCGGGTTATGCGCTGGCCACGGCTCTCCGCAAAGCCTCGGCTGATACTGCTCTGACGGTGATTTCTGAGGAAGCGTATGCGCCTTACGATCGGCCGCCGCTGAGCAAGGCGGTGCTGCTGGCGGATGTACCCGCGCCGCCCTATCTGCTCCCTCCGGAGGCTTGGGCGGAGCGCAATATTGCGCTTCTACTCGATAGCCGGGTTGCCGAGATCAATCGCGCAGAGCGTGTGGTGGTGCTGCAATCGGGGCAGACGCTGGCCTATGATCAGTTGATCCTCGCAACGGGCGGAAGCCCAAGGCGGCTTGCTGTTCCGGGCTCGGAGCATGTGGCCTATCTGCGCAGTTTTGAGGATGCTCTGGCAATCCGCCAAAAGCTGACGGCGGGGTCTTCGCTCGTCTGCATTGGCGCCGGGGTGATTAGTCTTGAACTGGCTTCCGTGGCGCGAGACCTCGGGGTGCACGTGCATGTCGTTGAAGCCACCTCGAGCGTAATGGGGCGATTGCTGCCAGCGCCTGAGCGTGACTTTTTCCAAGCGGCCCATGTCGAGCGTGGCGTCGCGTTTCACTTTAACGCCGGTCTTTCCTCGATTGAGGCGAAAGAGGCGGGCTATCAGCTGGTCTTGGCTGATGGGCAGGCGCTTGAGGCTGGTCTAATCGTCGCGGGCATCGGCATGTCGCCCAATACCGAACTGGCCACTGCGGCGGGGCTCGCGGTCGGTCGCGGGATCATTGTTGATACTTACGGTCAGACGTCCGATCCGGCGATCTATGCGCTGGGCGATGTTGCCGAGTTCTTCCATGACGGCTCCAAAACGCACGCAATGCTTGAGACCTGGTACAACGCCATGGACCACGCTGCGGCCATGGCGAAAACGCTGTCTGGCACGCCGACAGTCTATGCGCCGACAACACGGTTTTGGACCGATCAGTTCGGCCGCAATTTCCAGATGGCTGGCAATGCCGCTCTGGCCACGCAGGTGGTTGAAGAAGGCGACCGTGCGGACGGGAAGTTCTCGGCCCTTTACCTCAATGACGATGGGGTGATCGTGTTTGCGATGAGTGCTGACGACCCGCGACGGCTGCGTATGGCGCTCAAATCCATCCAAGCAGGCGAGGTCTATGGCGATCTCTCCAAGGCGAAGCGCCTCAACTCGTAA
- a CDS encoding non-heme iron oxygenase ferredoxin subunit, with translation MSSSVRVAAVADVSEGEILKVFVGDRQIALYHMPGGEFRATDDLCSHGQAFLSDGWLTDEGHVECPLHGGCFDTLTGEPTLAPCEVAIRAYKVRVEGEEIHVELAD, from the coding sequence ATGTCGTCTAGTGTTCGTGTTGCTGCTGTCGCCGATGTCTCCGAGGGGGAAATTCTCAAGGTGTTTGTTGGGGATCGTCAGATCGCCCTGTACCATATGCCCGGCGGCGAATTCCGAGCCACTGACGACCTCTGCTCACACGGCCAAGCCTTCTTGTCTGACGGCTGGCTGACCGATGAAGGCCATGTTGAATGCCCATTGCATGGTGGGTGTTTCGATACGCTGACTGGGGAGCCCACTTTGGCGCCCTGCGAGGTGGCAATTCGGGCCTACAAGGTCCGGGTTGAAGGAGAAGAGATTCACGTCGAACTGGCTGATTGA
- a CDS encoding 2-hydroxyacid dehydrogenase yields the protein MIELLALIKIPSPAAERIAEHFTVHQLPEEGEARSAMLAEVGPRIRGIVTGSRGYVREELLEQLPALDIIACYTAGVDPIDVEAVKRRGIALFNNSAALNDTVADLALALLLGIARDITGADAHVRANLWPERRYRPGNLLRGRKVGIVGLGGIGLQIAHRCAAFGMEVAYYGPRPKDVDYRYEADLLELAKWSDTLMLSCPGGPETQNIINADVLAALGPGGWLVNVARGSVVDEAALIAALQNGTIERAGLDVFADEPRVPAELMQLDRVVLSPHQGSSSVEVLPLRAEIILGQLRDHFGN from the coding sequence GTGATCGAACTTCTCGCGCTCATCAAAATTCCATCGCCTGCGGCTGAGCGTATTGCTGAGCATTTTACTGTGCACCAGCTGCCCGAAGAGGGTGAGGCGCGCAGCGCTATGTTGGCCGAAGTGGGCCCGCGCATCCGCGGGATCGTGACCGGCTCGCGCGGCTATGTGCGCGAAGAGCTGCTGGAGCAACTGCCCGCGCTGGACATTATCGCCTGCTACACGGCCGGTGTTGATCCTATCGACGTGGAAGCGGTCAAGCGTCGTGGCATTGCGTTGTTCAACAACTCTGCGGCGCTGAACGACACGGTTGCGGATTTGGCGCTGGCGCTGTTGCTGGGTATCGCCCGCGATATCACCGGGGCCGATGCGCATGTGCGGGCCAATCTGTGGCCGGAGCGCCGCTATCGTCCGGGCAATCTCTTGCGTGGGCGCAAGGTGGGTATTGTTGGGCTCGGCGGCATTGGCCTGCAGATCGCGCATCGCTGCGCGGCGTTTGGCATGGAGGTCGCGTACTACGGCCCGCGTCCGAAGGACGTCGACTACCGCTATGAAGCGGATCTGCTTGAGCTTGCAAAGTGGTCTGACACTTTGATGCTGTCCTGCCCGGGTGGCCCGGAGACGCAGAACATTATCAACGCGGACGTCTTGGCGGCTTTGGGGCCGGGCGGATGGTTGGTCAATGTGGCGCGTGGGTCTGTGGTCGACGAGGCGGCGCTAATTGCGGCGTTGCAGAACGGCACGATCGAACGGGCAGGCCTGGATGTGTTCGCCGATGAGCCGCGCGTTCCGGCAGAGCTGATGCAGCTAGACCGTGTGGTGCTGAGCCCCCATCAGGGAAGCTCCAGCGTCGAAGTGTTGCCGCTGCGCGCCGAGATCATTCTGGGCCAATTGCGCGACCATTTTGGCAACTGA